A single Methylomonas sp. AM2-LC DNA region contains:
- a CDS encoding serine/threonine protein kinase: MIASDDDYTLIKPRPEDDKTVLRSRHYPTPVTENAADSEQFEKFSGDYSLRGAVGEGGVGRVLLGFDERIGREVAIKEMLDQAAHQDESLSSRFLREARITGRLEHPGIVPVYDLGTKESGAPYYVMRLVRGDTLAKKLNACNQCPAPEQALAQRLGLLDRLIDVCEAIAYAHSKGIIHRDIKPGNIVLGPFGETIVLDWGLAKVENEADNLTPQQPSQQDNPELTCIGDILGTPAYMAPEQADPSFGQVDARSDVFALGCMLYYLLVGHPPLRGSTDDILAQLSSTQPMPLTRHPKLALPPELTAICDKALQKNPSLRFANAALLAEELCAYRDGRLVNTYAYSPAELLRRFIARNRIALLAALAVLIAILIGAGLAFKFGVEAQQARQLAETESENVKREKHKVETALAEVTRISNTNLTAADHIASLIRQRLATLQQGQTQLAASLHNVNPGPKLTKALAVLLEQSAGVESIAASQAPGRIMAVVPDKYRHAIGADTSQLEHNILTLQTGQPVLSRVYMAPEGFAAVTLVVPVKQGQQVTGFIAARIQAAEFLGGLLAEDQHTAQRDIWVVQDDGLILYDNNPDEIGRNLFREDRYLQIPELRQLSQQIAKQEAGVGYYENQSAAEAETSHRIASWETLRPTENRAWKVVVLEAW; the protein is encoded by the coding sequence ATGATAGCTTCCGATGATGATTACACCCTAATAAAACCCCGGCCAGAGGATGATAAAACCGTGCTACGTTCACGGCATTATCCAACCCCCGTCACCGAAAACGCCGCAGACAGCGAACAGTTCGAAAAATTTTCTGGTGATTATTCCCTGCGTGGCGCAGTAGGCGAGGGCGGGGTAGGCCGGGTATTACTGGGTTTTGATGAACGCATCGGCCGCGAAGTGGCCATCAAAGAAATGCTCGATCAAGCCGCACATCAGGACGAATCGCTTAGCAGCCGTTTCCTGCGCGAGGCACGCATTACCGGACGCCTGGAACATCCGGGTATTGTGCCCGTTTACGATCTAGGTACAAAAGAGAGTGGCGCTCCCTACTACGTCATGCGTTTGGTGCGTGGCGACACTCTGGCTAAAAAACTTAACGCCTGCAATCAATGTCCGGCCCCCGAACAGGCACTAGCGCAGCGGTTAGGTTTATTAGACAGATTAATCGATGTGTGTGAAGCCATCGCCTACGCGCATTCCAAAGGCATTATCCATCGCGACATCAAACCGGGCAATATCGTCTTAGGGCCATTTGGCGAAACCATCGTGCTGGACTGGGGCTTAGCCAAGGTCGAAAACGAAGCCGACAACCTTACCCCACAACAACCCAGTCAGCAGGATAATCCAGAACTAACCTGTATCGGCGATATATTGGGCACGCCAGCCTATATGGCTCCAGAACAGGCCGATCCAAGTTTCGGCCAAGTGGATGCACGTTCCGATGTGTTTGCTTTAGGTTGCATGCTTTATTATTTGCTGGTTGGGCATCCACCCTTACGTGGCAGCACCGATGATATTCTGGCGCAATTAAGCAGTACCCAGCCCATGCCTCTAACCCGGCATCCCAAATTAGCATTACCGCCAGAGTTAACCGCCATTTGCGATAAAGCACTGCAAAAAAATCCCAGCCTACGCTTTGCCAATGCCGCCTTACTGGCCGAAGAATTATGTGCCTACCGAGACGGGCGCTTAGTGAATACCTACGCCTATTCACCCGCCGAACTATTGCGGCGTTTTATCGCCCGTAACCGCATTGCACTGCTGGCAGCACTGGCAGTATTGATCGCCATACTCATCGGTGCCGGGCTGGCCTTTAAATTTGGTGTAGAAGCCCAACAAGCCCGGCAACTGGCCGAGACAGAAAGCGAAAACGTAAAACGCGAAAAGCACAAAGTAGAAACCGCACTGGCGGAGGTCACTCGCATCTCCAATACCAACCTCACCGCAGCAGATCATATTGCCAGCCTGATTCGGCAGCGTTTGGCAACCCTGCAACAAGGGCAGACACAACTGGCAGCTAGTCTGCACAACGTTAATCCCGGCCCAAAGCTGACTAAGGCACTGGCTGTGCTGCTTGAACAATCCGCTGGTGTGGAAAGTATCGCTGCCAGTCAGGCACCGGGGCGCATTATGGCGGTGGTGCCAGATAAATATCGACACGCCATCGGTGCCGATACCTCGCAATTGGAACACAATATTTTAACCCTGCAAACCGGCCAGCCGGTACTCAGTCGCGTGTATATGGCTCCAGAAGGCTTTGCCGCCGTCACACTGGTGGTACCTGTTAAGCAGGGCCAGCAAGTAACAGGCTTCATTGCAGCACGTATACAAGCTGCCGAGTTTTTAGGCGGCTTATTGGCAGAAGACCAACATACTGCGCAACGCGATATCTGGGTAGTGCAAGACGATGGACTAATTTTGTACGACAACAATCCTGATGAAATTGGCCGCAATCTGTTTCGCGAAGACCGTTACTTGCAAATCCCAGAGCTGCGCCAACTATCCCAACAAATAGCCAAGCAGGAAGCAGGGGTCGGCTATTATGAAAATCAGTCCGCAGCCGAAGCCGAAACCTCCCACCGCATCGCCTCCTGGGAAACCTTACGCCCCACCGAAAATCGCGCCTGGAAAGTCGTGGTACTCGAAGCCTGGTGA
- a CDS encoding TonB family protein produces MAASLGLHTVVAIGILGKNQSKPPQREELVVELIGMVSTRQVEQKQQGEVSPSSTQKAAKKMMTRVHKASNPVKAMARPEKTKPEPQPQSEQQALSATPPVIGNTAPLGSESPQMQQILKPRESEASLIRAYLAGLKREIQNHLDYPDDARDIGNVGAPTIRFTITESGDILPGSLSIYLSSGSAQLDEQAIRAAQSSAPMAKPPRPMTVTIKVAFIQDK; encoded by the coding sequence ATGGCAGCTTCACTGGGGCTGCATACAGTTGTGGCTATTGGTATATTAGGCAAAAACCAGAGCAAGCCGCCGCAACGTGAAGAGTTAGTGGTCGAGTTGATTGGTATGGTGAGTACCCGCCAGGTCGAACAGAAGCAGCAGGGAGAGGTCAGTCCTAGCAGCACGCAGAAAGCGGCCAAAAAGATGATGACGCGCGTCCACAAGGCCTCGAATCCGGTAAAGGCAATGGCTAGGCCGGAAAAGACTAAGCCTGAACCACAACCACAATCGGAGCAGCAGGCGTTAAGCGCTACGCCGCCCGTAATTGGCAATACGGCGCCTTTGGGGTCTGAATCGCCGCAGATGCAACAAATTTTAAAGCCGCGCGAATCCGAAGCAAGCCTGATCCGCGCGTATCTTGCTGGTCTTAAACGGGAGATCCAGAATCATCTGGACTATCCAGATGACGCGCGTGACATTGGTAACGTAGGCGCCCCTACAATCCGCTTTACCATTACCGAGAGCGGCGACATTCTGCCAGGTTCGTTGTCCATTTACCTGAGCAGCGGTTCGGCACAGCTTGATGAACAGGCCATACGAGCAGCACAGAGCTCAGCCCCGATGGCTAAGCCGCCGCGGCCGATGACAGTGACGATTAAGGTGGCATTCATCCAAGACAAGTGA